A stretch of DNA from Acomys russatus chromosome 4, mAcoRus1.1, whole genome shotgun sequence:
ctgaagctcactaatTCTGCTGGACTGGCTGGACCAGTGAGCCCCAGacgcctcctgtctctgctggggtttataagtgtgcaccactgtgtccggtttgacataggtgctggggttCAAACTCACTTGCGCAGCAGGCACTCCACCCACTGAACAATCTTCTGAGCACCTCTTCTTAGTGGTTGGTTCCCCTCATCCATTTTCCGCTGTTTCTGTGAGAAGGCAGGCAGCCCTCTGGACACAGTATGCGGCTGTTCATCACAAGGAATCCACTTTGTTCTGCTTTAAGGAACTTGGTTTCTGCTGAGAGTCACACAGAAGAGGTCCACCGTGGCCCTGGGCCTACCCAGTGGCAGAAGGGACAAAGGAggtgtgtctttcttttcttttctttttggttttgatttttcttttcttttctttttttggttctttttgtttggttggtttggttttgtttttttcgagacaaagtctctctgtgtagccttgagtgtcctggacttgctgtgtagaccaagctggtctcgaactcacagcaatctgcctgcctctgcctcccaagtgctgggattaaaggtgtgcaccaccacgcccggcccttgttttgttttttcaagacaaggtctctctgtgtatccttggctgtcctggactcgctttgtagaccaggctgacctcgaactcacagtaatccgcctgcctctgcctcccaagtgctgggattaaaggcatgtgccaccaccacccggcctggAGGTGTGTCTTTCAAAGCCACTTTCACCTCTGTATCCCTTGGGAACTGCTAGGTGCCTGCTGAGGACTGGGGACAGACAGAAGTCGTCCTACAAAGCAGGTGTGGTAGAGGAGAGCCTGGAGAAGCAGGAGGCTAGAGAAGATGGGTCCCTGAGTAAGAAAGAGCGCTTGCTACTGAAATAGCACAGAGAGAAAAGTCTAACAccaagcagccaggcatggtggtacacgtctgtgatctcagcacaAGGGAGATGGAaaccagaggatcaggagttcaaggccaccctcggctacatagcaagttaagagcaacctgggctacaggagaccctgttccAAATAAAGTCTCTAAAAACATAAGGAGTGGGAGTGGAGTCGGTGGAATGCTTGCTCggcatgaagccctaggttccatccttGGCACCATGTAAACTAGGCACAGCAGTAGATGTGTTCCTGCTTTAGGGACGGGGCGCAGGGAGGGTCAAATAGTTATTCTAGGCCATCCTTGACTAAAtaatgaggttttgtttttggtttgtttgtttgtttccccaagacagggtttctctgtgtagccttggctgtcctagactcactttgtagaccaggctggcctcgaactcacagagatccgcctgcctctccctccccccaagtgctggtattaaaggtgtgcgccaccacgcccggcttaaagaATGAGTTTGAGttgagcctgggctacatgagaccctatctgaaaacagaggagctggagagatggctcagtggttaagagcactggctgctcttccaggggactcaggatcaattcccagcacccacatggccacccACAACCATTcgtaacttcagttccaaaggatctgatgcccatgctggcctctgtgggcaccacacccatgtggtatgcatgcatacacgcaGACAGAatactgatacacataaaaataaagctagaaaagaaaaaaaaaatatatatatatatatatattggagggggttttggttttttgagacaaggtctctcggtgttagccttggctgtcctggagtcactttgtagaccaggctggcctcgaactcacggcgatctgcctgcctctgcctcccgagtgctgggattacaggtgtgcaccaccacactcagctttcatatatatatatatatatatatatatatatatatatatatatattttttttttttttttttttttttttttttaagttattagacgcatctgtgtgtgtgcagagaggaGTAAGAGAGGAGGCCTGGAGAGGTTTGAGAAGAGAACCTTTGTAGTGTGAGGACCCTGGGAGAGAGTATCCCAGACTGACGGGTGTCATGCAAAGGCCAGGAGGTGGAAACCAGGGATCTGAATGAGGAACTGAGCACAGAGAGACAGTCAAGATCAGCCTTGCTTCTCACCTCTCTTTACCAGGCTGGAATGAGAACAGAGGCCTGCTGTCCTGCTCCCCCTCCGAAGCTAATGAATGGGAAAGTGCCCAGGGAGGCTGAGCTGGGCCTGGAGGAGTGTCAGTAAGGAATGCACTGGCCAGCCTGTGCTCCGGGCACTTCGGGACAGCGTGGTTTCTCCTCCCTTCTGGCAAGTGAGTCCACATCAGTCTAAATGCCAGGGCTGAGAAGACATGTGCCCTCTCATTTGAGGGCAGGAAAATGCAGAGCCCAGAGCTGGGAGGAGGCCCGTCTCCGGTCACAAAGAGAGTTCTGGATAGAGCCAAGTTTTCCAAAGCAGACTGAGGCTGTGACAATATTGAtccactctcttcccaggtggAAAAGGGCCTTTGTCCTTAAGAACCTCCCATAAGGGGGTGATAAGAGGGTATAAAAGGGTGAGGCTATTCACCCCGTGGGCTGGCTGGGAGATACCAGCAGGGTAAATTCTCTCTGAGCTGTGGTTCAACCTCTCAGGTTGTCATCCtcgctcttgttttgttttgtttggtttggttttgtggtgctgccgtggaactcaggacctcacaggAGCCAGGCATGTGGGCTCCCCAGGAGCCACgttcccaccccactccacccccaccctattcctacctaacttcctttttaaaaataattatttatttattcactcatttttttatgtatataggtgttttgtctgtgtgagggtgtccaattatgaagttacagacagttgtgagctgccatgtgggtgctgggaattgaacctgagtcctctggaagagcagtcagtgctctcttccgctgagccatctctccaggcccccacctAACTTCCTTGAGTCCACTCAGTttaatttaggaggcagagaagaagctGGACTCATGGCCCTGACCccagatgaggaagcagaggcccAGAGTCATTAAAATTCCTAGGGTTCATGGGGctagtctttctttttctagaagaAACTGACTATGAGCATAGTCAGGAATggtacacacacctgtactcccagtacttggaagatggagacaagagaattgggagttcaaggtcagccttggtcaCATAGTCACATAGCAAGTTGGGATTTGAGCTTAagctgggctacaggagacccagattgaaaaaaaaagaaaaagaaaagagagagagaaggaaggagggagaaagaaaatatcataaaCAAGTTAATGAGTTAATATAACAGGCAGGAGTGTTTCAGAGCTatgagtgagttcgaggccagcctggtctacaaagtgagtctaggtcagccaaggctacacagagaaaccctgtctcaaaaaaacaaaacaaaacaaaacaaaaagataaaacagaggTTTGTAAGAACTTAGTAGAGGTCGAAGAAGGGCCCTGGGGAGGTGACAACGCAATTGTCATACACACAGCAGCCATACTGAAAGCCAGGCTAGAAGATGGTTCCAGTGCAAAGGTCCTGTGGTAGGGAAGAGCTCGGTGCTGGAAGGCTAGAGCACATCAGGCAGGGAGGTGGATCTGGACACAAGATCAGTGAGGCCAGGCCTGAAGGCCTAGCAGGCGGGTGGCGTGCATGGCTCCCATTCCcaggccagggccacacagcctGGCTTCAGGACTAGGGACAGATTGAACTTCAAGGCTCGCTCCCCTGTGGCCCTCCTAGTGTCTGCACACCATGGTACTTCCTCCGTcaagttcctgctttggcttGGTGGTTTGTGACTCCTCCTGGCCTCCTGCTGTCATGTGACTCCACACTGACTTTCACAAGCCCACTGCCTTCCTCACTCTCCTCACACCCCTGTAGCTCTTCTTCACCTTGGCTTCTGAGAGTCCATATCCACTATAGCGGGGCACCGGCAGATGGTGGGAACAGGAGCGAGGACAGGGGCCAAAGATGTGGCTCTGTGGTGGATGCTCACCAGGGTGCATGAAGCCCTttggttccattcccaggaccACAGAGACGGGGTGTGGTGATGTGTGCCTGGAAtcacagctctggggaggcagaagtcAGAGTTCAGGATCATCTTCAgccactcagggaggtagaggccacCCTACGCTTCCTggggccctgtcttaaaaaacaagagagagggagagccagCCTTGGGAGTGACTCTGACTGCACTTTGActataaaagcagaaagaactcAGGCCACATCTGGCCTGCAGATCTTATCAGCCTGTCCCAAGAGCCCTGTGCCAGAGCCTTCGGTCTTCACTCCTGGTCTCTGAGGTGAGAGACAGGCTCCAGCAGCGAAGCTGAAGGTAGCTGGCAACTCTTGCAGCAGCGCCATGAGCTCACACAGCACCTTCCTTGGTGTGATCCTTCTTAGATTCAGGCAACTGAAGTCTTCCTGATATGCACATTTATGCTATGTGATATacacacctactgtgtgctcccTCATAGTACCAAGTACAGTTGGAACTTAGCTTTCTAGGTCAGAtgagaataaaaattagaaaatgtggTGGGTAATTGTTGTAATGAGTGTTTGCAGGCCAATATAGTTGCTTAGgatagaaacaaaagcaaaaccaatgtGTGTTTGTCTCATCAGCGGGTTTCAGGGTGAGGCATGTCTCCCACCCCCAAACCCTAGGAACTACTTCATGAAGAACCCAACTTACTTATCCCTCTCTCACCTGTTATGTTGCCTGCCGCAAAACCCAACATTGGGTGGGCGTGGTTCAGTATGACACTAGCCTAGCAtatggaggccctgggttctgtctccaAGAACACAAGGGGGAAACTAACTCAAGGAAACCCCGGGGCACAGAGTGGGGGAAGAAGAACCTTCATGCAATGTTGGAGGAggtcagggtgggggtgaggtaaGGGCATGCAACTGCAAGAGCCAAATTACAAGAGAGGGCCtcagaaacttaaaaatagaGCTGACACAGcaacatacacgcacatacatacacacacacacacacacacaccccacccaggTGCACACCCAAAGGAACTGAAAGCAGGCATCTGAGCAAAGATTTGGACCCGTGTTCAGAGCAGAGGCAAAAGGAGAGAAGCCACCCAAGGGTCCATCAACAAAATGGGATATTCTATATAGGAAGACTATCAGTCACccttgaaaaatgaaaggaaaaatcctCCCACAGGCTACGGTGTAGATAAACCTGGAAGGCCTGATGCTAAGTGAAACAAGGCTGTCACAGGCAGACAGATGAAGACACGGCTGGAGATAAACAGCCTGGGTGGGGAGCTTGCTGTTAATATGTAAAGTTCTGGTTTTGCAAGATGAGGCATTCTAAAAGTGCCCAACACTTACTGTCACTGGGCTGCCAAGGGAGATTACCTtggtgggtaaagtgcctgccatgcaaacatgaggatgcTAGTTCAGATCGCACAGCTTAAATAAAGGTGAGTGCTGGAATGGGTGCCTCTAAtgccagtgctgggaggcagaggcaggagctctggAGCTCTGGCCAGGCAGTCTGGTGGAATCAGAGAGCTCTGGATTCCGTGAGAGACCTTTCACAGGTCACTCTGTTTCCACTGACCTCAGTTCCCCATCTTTAGAACTTGCCCAGGACTTAGAACCATCAAGGCCCTGGCATGTCTCTAGACTTAAATAAAGCCTGGGAAGCCGGGCataggtggcacatgcctttaatctcagcactcgggaggcagaggcaggcggatcactgtgagttcgaggccagcatggtccaggacagccaaggctacacagagaaaccgtgtctcaaaataccaaaataataataataataataataaaataaataaataaataaataaataaataaataaagcctgggAACATCTCACTGGAAGGCCCAGCCACTGATGCTGTGTAGCTTGAAGTCTACATCTGGAAGTGCTAGGTGAGGCCCGTGTCCCAAAGCTGCCTGAAACTTCCCTCATAGGCCTGACCTTCCCTGCCAGGACTTCATATGTGGCTGAGTATTCCTGCATTGGACAAAATGATGTCACCAGCATCATTGACAGCTCAGTCAGGGTCTTATGGGTGGAGATTTCTTTAGAAACACCTGGGATTTTCTGCTcagggcattctttttttttccccccctcaggCTTCATTCTCATAGACTTTACAGTCTCCTCCAAGCAAGGAGATCCCCACTGATACCCCACAGTTTGACTTTATTCTGTATGCTTGCTGGAATACCCGGGGAGACGGGGGAGGAGTTCTCTGATCAACCCCTGGACCTTGCCCTAGGGACTTCCCACCAATGATCTCCCTTCCAGCCCCATCAGAAAATCAAACTACCTTTACTGGGACTTGCAAAGTGCCTTAGTCAATAAGGGGCTGGCCACACAAGCTTGAAGATCTGAGTTCTAGCCCCAGCTCCCATGTACTCCCAGCTCTGGAGAAGTGGACACACGAGGCTCTCTGAAGCTCACGGACCAGCTAGTGTAGccaatccctgagctccaggttcagtgagagactttaaAGCAAAATGTAAGGTGGAAAGCAACTAAGAAAGATACcaaacattgacctctggcttccatgggcttgcacacagaaacacacacacacacacgcacgcacgcacgcacacacacgtacacactcacacatgcacaacgTTTCTTCACTTTTAGAAAACTGTCCTTTCAAACCgggagatggtggtgcacgcctttaatccccgtcttgaaaaaccaaaaaaaaaagaaaagaagaaaaaagaaaactgtcctttcttttgtttgtttgtttgtttggttggttggttggtttttcaagacagggtttctatgtgtgtagccctgactgtcctggactccagggctgtaaactaggctggcctcgaactcacagagatctacctgcctctacctccggagtggtgggattaaaggcacgtgtcaccatgcccggctgaaaattgtcctttctaAAGCCTTAGAATTCTCCCcaagtctcttccttcttcctcggCGCTGTCTGCGAGGTGGCTGCCATCTCCTTTGCGGCATCATGGCTGCCCTCCGGCCTCTGGTGAAGCCCAAGATAGTTAAAAAGAGGACCAAGAAGTTCATCAGGCACCAGTCAGACCGATATGTCAAAATTAAGCAAAACTGGCGGAAACCCAGAGGTATCGACAACAGGGTGCGGAGAAGATTCAAGGGCCAGATCCTGATGCCCAACATTGGTTATGGGagcaacaagaagaccaagcacATGCGGCCTAGCGGCTTCCGGAAGTTTCTGGTCCACAATGTCAAGGAGCTGGAAGTGCTGCTGATGTGCAACAAATCTTACTGTGCTGAGATTGCTCACAATGTTTCCTCCAAGAACCGAAAAGCCATCGTAGAAAGAGTGGCACAGCTGGCCATCCGAGTCACCAATCCCAACGCCAGGCTGCGCAGTGAAGAAAATGAGTAGATGGCTGGAGtgcctgtttttatttgtgtttaaataaaaccacaaaaactgctaaaaaaaaaaaaaaaaaaaaaaaaaaagaattctccccaaacactaaaaagaaaagacagatgcTGGCATTgtaccctcctctctctcttcattatAATTTGATGGTCACCAATGCTTTTACTAACCACTTACTATGTGACGGGCATACTGCTTTGTTTAACCCTCACATCAACCCAAGGAGTCAGGCACTGTGTAAGCCCATATTAGAGAGGAGAGGATAGAGGTGGAAGCCCCATGGCAGGGTGGAAAGGCTGAGAGAGCCCATGGCTCAGAAACAGCACCTCCTCTCCCTAGGCCTCAATTCTGCATGGAGCGCCTGGCAATCCTATGGCATGTGTGGCTCATTCTTCCTAAGAAtcaaaggaggggctggagggatggctcagaggttaagcacatggactgcacttccagaggtcctgagttcaattcccagcaaccacatggtggctcacaactacctgtaatgtgatctgatgccatcttctggcctgcagctgtacatgcaggcagaatactgtatacaaaacaataaataaataaatctttaaaaacaaacaaaccaagaatcaAAGGAATTGGAGACCTCTATCTGCTGTAAGTGGTTTTAAGAAACAGTTagtgtgagccgggcgtggcagcgcacgcctttaatcccagcactctggaggcagaggcagggggatcactgtgagttcaaggccagcctggtctgcaaagagcccaggacagccaagggtaacaaagagaaaccctgtctcaaaaaaacaaaaaatagttagTGCAAGCCCGAAGGTCATTTTGTGTCTATATGTGCCATTTAGATCTCTAGAAAAATTGAAAGTGTTTCTAATTCCCCGAGGGAAACTTCCTGCAGCACCACGGATGGCTGGTTTCAATCAGTCAACCACTGCTACCTTGGCATTGCCTCTGCTCACACAGTCTATGGCTGTCACCAATGTGCTGTCACGAAGAACAGTTCCCTGTCCTTTTACctgcccatcctccctccctgcagATGCCTGACTCCCAAGGATTTCCTTACTGTGACCTGCCTCACTGAATTCCTGCAGgaaacaggtttgtttgtttgtttttcaaattccACCCACGTACTGAAAGGTATCTTGGGTGCTTCCAAACTTTCACTATTATAAATCAGGGTttattgtctttgttgttttgttgaaacaaagtttctctgtgaaggcctggctgttctggacctctgtagaccaggttgtcctcagactcagagatctgtctgactctgccagccaagtgctgagactaaaggcatacaccaccacactcagctagggtttgtcattttttaaaaatcactttctctTCTAGAAATGACACCAGGTCACTATAGATTAGAAAAATACAGAAGAGCAcagaacagaaaattaaaatccCCCACCTCTCAAATGCTTCAACCAAAACTGAGGAGGTGTGTGTGAgacttcatccatccattcattcattcatccatccatccattcctcctgTGGCTGCGTTCAAGCACTGTCCAGGGCAGGAAACATTTCTCAGAACTTCTCTCTCttgggggtttctct
This window harbors:
- the LOC127188525 gene encoding 60S ribosomal protein L32-like, which codes for MAALRPLVKPKIVKKRTKKFIRHQSDRYVKIKQNWRKPRGIDNRVRRRFKGQILMPNIGYGSNKKTKHMRPSGFRKFLVHNVKELEVLLMCNKSYCAEIAHNVSSKNRKAIVERVAQLAIRVTNPNARLRSEENE